The following are from one region of the Bactrocera oleae isolate idBacOlea1 chromosome 6, idBacOlea1, whole genome shotgun sequence genome:
- the LOC106625516 gene encoding venom serine protease Bi-VSP isoform X2 → MKRRLCNFKVKRCIVLIAWLLNIVESIESQYCVDSSQRSGQCVYMSSCPQLIQDYYEAARFSPNLPDFQTFVSGSMCGFDGNNLLICCASNQNNPPLSGVSNPPTPQQVNPYASAFKFSSLNSLSNVQTSTLTLPITATSPITPSYLPPINMSESTKPPANPTDPPVLPPYNSPSINSYTTIVPTRLSPKMRGGECGLSTAYTNKVVGGTEARRGAYPWIVALGYRDENRANSLQFLCAGSLISNRYILTSGHCISPMLITARLGVHDISDPNETGAINIPIERKIIHEQYDSHYIINDIALVRLSAPAPDTGELFAKDFVGNNPFVAGWGAVKFQGPSSNVLRDVQVPIVTQQTCIQSYKATFQNLVFTDQFICAGNSHVDACQGDSGGPLMMPMLENGAYHYYILGLVSYGYECARPGFPGVYTRVASYIPWILNHMV, encoded by the exons CGCAATATTGTGTAGATTCTAGTCAACGAAGTGGCCAATGCGTGTACATGAGTTCGTGTCCACAACTGATTCAGGACTACTATGAAGCTGCAAGATTTTCGCCAAATTTACCGGATTTTCAGACTTTCGTGAGCGGTTCAATGTGTGGATTTGATGGCAATAATTTGTTG ATCTGCTGTGCTTCCAACCAAAACAACCCACCTCTAAGTGGAGTTTCAAATCCCCCCACTCCGCAGCAAGTCAACCCGTATGCTTctgcatttaaattttcttcattaAATTCACTTTCAAATGTACAAACGTCAACACTTACGTTGCCAATAACAGCTACATCGCCGATAACACCATCATATTTACCACCGATCAATATGTCAGAAAGTACAAAACCACCCGCGAATCCTACTGATCCGCCCGTCCTACCACCCTATAACAGTCCAAGTATAAATTCCTACACAACAATTGTACCAACGCGTTTGTCGCCTAAGATGAGAGGAGGTGAGTGCGGCTTGAGCACAGCTTATACCAATAAAGTTGTAGGCGGCACGGAAGCGAGACGAG GCGCATACCCCTGGATTGTCGCCTTGGGTTATCGCGATGAGAATAGAGCGAATTCATTGCAATTCCTCTGTGCTGGTAGTTTAATATCGAACCGTTATATTTTAACATCGGGTCATTGCATAAGTCCTATGCTGATCACAGCACGTCTGGGTGTCCACGATATTAGTGATCCCAACGAGACGGGTGCTATAAACATACCCATTGAACGTAAAATCATACATGAACAATATGACTCgcattatataattaatgacatTGCATTGGTTCGCCTAAGTGCACCGGCTCCTGATACGG GCGAGCTATTCGCAAAAGATTTCGTAGGCAACAATCCGTTCGTCGCTGGTTGGGGTGCAGTGAAATTTCAAGGACCAAGTTCGAATGTTTTGCGTGATGTTCAGGTGCCAATTGTGACTCAACAAACTTGTATACAGTCTTATAAAGCTACATTTCAAAATTTAGTATTCACAGATCAG TTTATTTGCGCTGGCAATTCTCATGTAGATGCTTGTCAAGGGGATTCCGGTGGGCCATTAATGATGCCGATG ctgGAAAATGGCGCTTATCATTATTACATACTGGGTTTAGTTTCTTATGGCTATGAATGTGCTCGACCCGGATTTCCTGGTGTTTATACACGCGTGGCTTCCTATATACCATGGATACTCAATCATATGGTTTAG
- the LOC106625516 gene encoding venom protease isoform X1 — translation MKRRLCNFKVKRCIVLIAWLLNIVESIESQYCVDSSQRSGQCVYMSSCPQLIQDYYEAARFSPNLPDFQTFVSGSMCGFDGNNLLICCASNQNNPPLSGVSNPPTPQQVNPYASAFKFSSLNSLSNVQTSTLTLPITATSPITPSYLPPINMSESTKPPANPTDPPVLPPYNSPSINSYTTIVPTRLSPKMRGGECGLSTAYTNKVVGGTEARRGAYPWIVALGYRDENRANSLQFLCAGSLISNRYILTSGHCISPMLITARLGVHDISDPNETGAINIPIERKIIHEQYDSHYIINDIALVRLSAPAPDTAYINTICLPEGELFAKDFVGNNPFVAGWGAVKFQGPSSNVLRDVQVPIVTQQTCIQSYKATFQNLVFTDQFICAGNSHVDACQGDSGGPLMMPMLENGAYHYYILGLVSYGYECARPGFPGVYTRVASYIPWILNHMV, via the exons CGCAATATTGTGTAGATTCTAGTCAACGAAGTGGCCAATGCGTGTACATGAGTTCGTGTCCACAACTGATTCAGGACTACTATGAAGCTGCAAGATTTTCGCCAAATTTACCGGATTTTCAGACTTTCGTGAGCGGTTCAATGTGTGGATTTGATGGCAATAATTTGTTG ATCTGCTGTGCTTCCAACCAAAACAACCCACCTCTAAGTGGAGTTTCAAATCCCCCCACTCCGCAGCAAGTCAACCCGTATGCTTctgcatttaaattttcttcattaAATTCACTTTCAAATGTACAAACGTCAACACTTACGTTGCCAATAACAGCTACATCGCCGATAACACCATCATATTTACCACCGATCAATATGTCAGAAAGTACAAAACCACCCGCGAATCCTACTGATCCGCCCGTCCTACCACCCTATAACAGTCCAAGTATAAATTCCTACACAACAATTGTACCAACGCGTTTGTCGCCTAAGATGAGAGGAGGTGAGTGCGGCTTGAGCACAGCTTATACCAATAAAGTTGTAGGCGGCACGGAAGCGAGACGAG GCGCATACCCCTGGATTGTCGCCTTGGGTTATCGCGATGAGAATAGAGCGAATTCATTGCAATTCCTCTGTGCTGGTAGTTTAATATCGAACCGTTATATTTTAACATCGGGTCATTGCATAAGTCCTATGCTGATCACAGCACGTCTGGGTGTCCACGATATTAGTGATCCCAACGAGACGGGTGCTATAAACATACCCATTGAACGTAAAATCATACATGAACAATATGACTCgcattatataattaatgacatTGCATTGGTTCGCCTAAGTGCACCGGCTCCTGATACGG CATATATAAATACGATTTGCCTACCCGAAGGCGAGCTATTCGCAAAAGATTTCGTAGGCAACAATCCGTTCGTCGCTGGTTGGGGTGCAGTGAAATTTCAAGGACCAAGTTCGAATGTTTTGCGTGATGTTCAGGTGCCAATTGTGACTCAACAAACTTGTATACAGTCTTATAAAGCTACATTTCAAAATTTAGTATTCACAGATCAG TTTATTTGCGCTGGCAATTCTCATGTAGATGCTTGTCAAGGGGATTCCGGTGGGCCATTAATGATGCCGATG ctgGAAAATGGCGCTTATCATTATTACATACTGGGTTTAGTTTCTTATGGCTATGAATGTGCTCGACCCGGATTTCCTGGTGTTTATACACGCGTGGCTTCCTATATACCATGGATACTCAATCATATGGTTTAG